GCGTTATGGATGGTATTTTCCTGCAGCAACTGGTCAACGGCCTGACCCTCGGGTCGGTCTATGGCCTGATCGCCATCGGCTACACAATGGTCTATGGCATCATCGGCATGATCAACTTCGCCCACGGCGAGGTTTACATGATTTCCGCTTACCTCGCGGCAATCAGTCTGGCTCTGCTGGCATACTTCGGTATTGAATCCTTCCCCCTGCTGATGCTTGGCACACTGGTCTTCACCATCATCGTCACGGCGGTGTATGGCTGGGTCATCGAACGCGTCGCCTATAAACCGCTGCGCAACTCCACCCGGCTGGCACCGCTGATCAGCGCCATCGGTATTTCGCTGATCCTGCAAAACTATGCACAGATTGCCCAAGGCGCCCGTCAACAAGGCGTACCGACACTGCTGACCGGTGCATGGCGCGTTGAGGTCGGGAGCGGCTTCGTCCAGCTTACCTACACCAAGATCTTCATTCTGGTCGCAGCGTTTGTCGGGATGGGCCTGCTGACCTACGTCATCAAGTACACCAAGCTCGGCCGCATGTGCCGCGCCACTCAGCAAGACCGCAAGATGGCCTCGATCCTGGGGATCAACACCGATCGCGTCATTTCCTACGTGTTCATCATTGGTGCTGCGATGGCGGCCCTGGCCGGCGTGCTGATCACCATGAACTACGGCACATTCGACTTCTACGCGGGCTTCATCATTGGCATCAAGGCGTTCACCGCCGCGGTGCTCGGTGGGATCGGCTCGCTGCCAGGTGCGATGCTCGGCGGGATCATTCTCGGGATCTCCGAGTCGCTGTTCTCAGGATTGGTCAACTCGGACTACAAAGACGTTTTCAGCTTCTCGCTGCTCGTTCTCGTTCTGGTCTTTCGGCCCCAAGGCCTGCTCGGCCGTCCTCTTGTGTCGAAGGTGTAAGCGATGTCTTCAACCACTAAAAAAACCATTGATCTCAAAAAAAGCCTGGTTGACGCGATTCTTGCCGGTCTGGTGGCCCTGATTGTGTTCGGCCCGATTGTCGGCATAGTCCTCGACGGCTACGGCTTCAACCTGGAAGCGACCCGGGTGGCATGGATTGTCGCCATCGTCATGGCCGGCCGCTTTGCCTTGAGCCTGTTCCTGCAAACCCCCAAGGGCCTGAGAATTCT
The Pseudomonas lini DNA segment above includes these coding regions:
- a CDS encoding ABC transporter permease subunit, yielding MDGIFLQQLVNGLTLGSVYGLIAIGYTMVYGIIGMINFAHGEVYMISAYLAAISLALLAYFGIESFPLLMLGTLVFTIIVTAVYGWVIERVAYKPLRNSTRLAPLISAIGISLILQNYAQIAQGARQQGVPTLLTGAWRVEVGSGFVQLTYTKIFILVAAFVGMGLLTYVIKYTKLGRMCRATQQDRKMASILGINTDRVISYVFIIGAAMAALAGVLITMNYGTFDFYAGFIIGIKAFTAAVLGGIGSLPGAMLGGIILGISESLFSGLVNSDYKDVFSFSLLVLVLVFRPQGLLGRPLVSKV